One Desulfomicrobium apsheronum genomic window carries:
- a CDS encoding PAS domain S-box protein — MSERSTAPRDAHHSESKRKSKRLPFPVVAIGASAGGIEALRTLLAHIPATLRAALVVVTHQPADTKSHMQEVLASFTPLPVREIGETTPLQPGTIYTVPSGWELGIENGVLRLLPSGHDLRYRIIDRFLDNLARDQGCNAACVILSGSGSDGAIGAVHVSKAEGLVLVQDPLTAIQPGMPSSVLETGVVDAVLPLEELGARITELAGMPMAQTEKPCHIKKIFDLIQQQTGQDLSGYRHSTIVRRINKRRLLTGRTSLDEYLRELENNPEESLELFKSMFIGVTSFFRDPDAFEVIREKVLPKIFEDRSDDETIRVWVAGCSTGEEAYSIAMLLDEYMQQEDIRCGVKIFATDIDQRSIETARKGTYPAKALRHVSKERLERHFLSGNRDWTVQPRLRERIVFVHHNLLQDPPFLHLDLVVCRNLLIYLTPPLQSKALSLMAHALHAGGFLFLGSAENVDNTNLHLEVIDKKWRIFRSRAGAERPDVNSSVMLRRSLSLPVLPEFSPPRIKSPATTASEVLLRHYSPAAALVSPEYHILHLTGDTTPYLSLASGEPSLNILKLARKDLRLHLRSVLNQAFSSLEPSTASGIRLQGDPSRWLDLCADPVTDDKGRLLSVLVIFKEIETREIRPDCAVPQSLSESSLVLRYEDELQATQEQLQKVIEEYEKLNEELRASNEELISMNEELQSSNEEMDASREELQSLNEELSVKVEELAHAHGFVENLLRSTKLPAVFLDRELRVMRATPEATEVFHLAVADQGRLISEVKSRVADDNLLHDAREVRRTCTELDRELRDAGGRYFLKRVFPYYDIRGDVEGVVMTYTDISKLKAAEQVLRLNNEELEALVAKRTQELDLARMESERRAMELEAIMEQAPAAIWITRDTEARTIIGNQASYRILRMEPGTNASKTFEGVSYKTMSKGRKLELHELPMQRAAKGEVVISQEVDLVFADGEIRTILGNATPLRNFTGAVSGAVGTFLDITDLKRAQSQARRWQHVFENAEFGIAISKVDDNSLVTVNPSFARQRGFLPEELVALPVFDLFSPEARALLPEQIRTVETDGHGVFESEHLRKDGSTFPVLLDLTVLRDESGRPVSRVAYALDISESKRMERQLRESEIMLRTVADYTFDWEYWRSADERLLWVSPACLRITGYNAEEFLADADLILKIVHPEDRELYQAHLKKKRTKNKSSESLDFRIVHRDGRVIWISHHCVDIFAPDGTPLGRRISNRDITDRKLAELEAQSWAKFPAENPSLVMRIDPDLSITHANRSSEAFLRQFGLQTGDRVPESLRAHIDMPLRRDAHTQFEINVGERILFMDITPIKGKDYFNIYGMDITDRKKAQMRLQRTNAMQEAVNQVFRIALTNTNEEHFGKACLKIMEKLTDSSFGFLGELGSSGMLEIFAMTDPGWEQCSMYLAAKSTGNLPPKKFPVRGIYRAVMTNGISVLTNDPSKHPDWRGIPGGHPPLTSFLGVPIKHGSKVIGMVGLGNKPGGYDPLDQEVAESLAVAVSEALQKIRMRRVLSEREEQLRLFVEYAPASIAMFDTRMRYIAVSRRWAEDYNLGDRNLIGISHYEIFPDIPEHWKEIHRRCLAGAVESAAEDLFEHADGSTQWICWEIRPWRRDSGEVGGIVCFSEDITVRKHAELTTLAAKEAAESANRSKSEFLANMSHEIRTPLNGVLGMLQLLRLGGGPEEQDKYIQMAFDSSRRLLSLLNDILDFSRMEAGWITLASEPFELKGLLDSVSHIFSMACADKRVDLITSVETGSFERLVGDEARIRQILFNLVGNAVKFTAEGSVRVEAWTRSFRDDPDKAHLYISVSDTGIGIPDEKIDLVFERFTQNETSYTRQFQGAGLGLAIVKRLMHVMGGDIFVDSAVGQGTTIMLHLPMPIDGQFRVVESGKRHETTDGDRVLSILVVEDEVVSQLAVAALLKRMGHEVTCVGDGREAVEAVRRHSFDCVFMDIQMPVMSGLEATENIRKIKEPKGRSDVWIIALTAYALSGDKEKFLAAGMNDYISKPTQTNQLAEAIRRFMTKKG, encoded by the coding sequence ATGAGCGAACGGAGCACGGCCCCCCGAGACGCCCACCACAGCGAATCAAAACGCAAGAGCAAGCGTCTGCCTTTTCCGGTCGTCGCCATCGGGGCTTCGGCCGGCGGCATTGAAGCCCTGCGCACCCTCTTAGCTCATATCCCTGCAACGCTCCGGGCGGCACTCGTGGTTGTCACGCACCAGCCCGCCGATACGAAGAGCCACATGCAGGAAGTGCTGGCCAGCTTCACTCCCCTGCCCGTGCGAGAAATTGGAGAAACCACGCCTCTTCAGCCCGGCACCATCTACACCGTGCCGTCCGGATGGGAATTGGGCATCGAGAACGGCGTGCTGAGGCTGCTGCCGTCCGGACACGATCTGCGCTACAGGATCATTGACCGTTTTCTCGACAACCTGGCGCGTGACCAGGGATGCAACGCGGCCTGCGTCATTCTGTCGGGCTCGGGGTCCGACGGCGCAATTGGAGCCGTCCATGTTTCCAAGGCCGAAGGTCTGGTGCTTGTCCAGGACCCATTGACCGCCATCCAGCCGGGAATGCCCTCAAGCGTCCTGGAAACAGGAGTGGTGGACGCGGTTCTGCCCCTTGAGGAACTGGGCGCACGGATCACAGAACTCGCCGGCATGCCCATGGCTCAGACAGAAAAGCCGTGCCACATCAAAAAGATTTTCGACCTCATACAGCAACAGACCGGCCAGGATCTTTCCGGATACAGGCATAGCACCATTGTCCGCCGTATCAACAAGAGACGGCTTCTGACCGGTCGGACGAGCCTGGACGAGTACCTGCGGGAACTGGAAAACAATCCTGAAGAATCACTTGAACTTTTCAAATCCATGTTCATCGGGGTCACTTCCTTCTTCCGCGACCCAGATGCATTCGAGGTGATTCGCGAGAAGGTCCTGCCGAAGATTTTCGAGGACAGATCCGACGACGAGACCATACGTGTCTGGGTTGCCGGCTGTTCCACGGGTGAAGAAGCATATTCCATCGCCATGCTCCTCGACGAATACATGCAGCAGGAGGACATTCGCTGCGGAGTGAAAATCTTCGCCACCGACATCGACCAGCGATCCATCGAAACGGCCCGAAAAGGGACCTACCCCGCCAAGGCGCTGCGGCATGTCTCCAAGGAGCGCCTGGAGCGCCATTTCCTGAGCGGCAACCGCGACTGGACGGTCCAGCCCCGGCTTCGGGAACGGATTGTCTTCGTGCACCACAACCTGCTGCAGGACCCGCCTTTTCTGCATCTCGACCTGGTGGTATGCCGCAACCTGCTGATCTACCTCACGCCCCCTCTGCAGTCCAAGGCCCTGTCCCTGATGGCGCACGCCCTCCACGCCGGGGGCTTTCTCTTCCTCGGATCCGCCGAAAACGTGGATAACACCAACCTGCACCTGGAAGTCATCGACAAGAAATGGAGGATATTCCGCAGCCGTGCCGGCGCCGAACGACCGGACGTGAACAGTTCGGTCATGCTGCGCCGCTCCCTGTCGCTGCCAGTCCTGCCTGAATTCTCCCCGCCGAGGATCAAAAGTCCGGCGACAACGGCCAGCGAAGTCCTGCTCCGCCACTACTCCCCCGCCGCCGCCCTGGTCAGCCCCGAATATCACATCCTCCACCTGACCGGAGACACCACACCCTATCTTTCGCTGGCTTCGGGCGAACCAAGCCTGAACATTCTCAAGCTCGCACGAAAGGACCTGCGGCTGCACCTGCGCTCCGTCCTGAACCAGGCTTTTTCTTCGCTGGAGCCGAGCACGGCCAGTGGGATACGCCTGCAGGGCGATCCTTCCCGTTGGCTGGACCTCTGCGCCGATCCAGTCACGGACGATAAGGGACGTCTGCTCTCCGTGCTGGTCATTTTCAAGGAAATCGAGACCCGGGAAATCAGACCCGACTGTGCCGTCCCTCAAAGTCTGAGCGAAAGCAGCCTTGTGCTGCGGTATGAGGACGAACTTCAGGCCACACAGGAGCAGCTGCAAAAAGTCATCGAGGAGTATGAAAAGCTCAACGAGGAATTACGCGCATCCAACGAAGAACTGATCAGCATGAACGAGGAGCTGCAGTCCTCCAACGAGGAGATGGACGCCTCGCGCGAAGAACTGCAATCCTTGAATGAGGAACTCTCGGTCAAGGTGGAGGAACTCGCCCACGCGCACGGCTTCGTGGAGAACCTGCTGCGCAGCACCAAGCTGCCCGCCGTCTTTTTGGACAGGGAGCTGCGCGTCATGCGCGCGACGCCGGAGGCCACTGAAGTCTTCCATCTTGCCGTTGCGGACCAGGGACGCCTCATTTCCGAAGTGAAGTCCCGCGTGGCCGATGACAACCTGCTCCATGACGCCCGGGAGGTCCGGCGCACATGCACGGAGCTGGATAGGGAACTGCGAGACGCAGGCGGACGATACTTCCTCAAGCGCGTCTTCCCGTACTACGACATCCGGGGTGATGTGGAAGGCGTGGTCATGACCTACACGGACATCAGCAAGCTGAAAGCCGCGGAACAGGTGCTGCGGCTGAACAATGAGGAACTTGAAGCCCTGGTGGCCAAACGTACGCAGGAGCTGGATCTGGCTCGCATGGAATCTGAGCGGCGTGCCATGGAACTTGAAGCCATCATGGAACAGGCCCCGGCTGCGATATGGATCACCCGCGACACAGAGGCCAGAACCATCATCGGCAATCAGGCCAGCTATCGGATTTTGCGCATGGAACCCGGAACCAATGCCAGCAAAACCTTCGAGGGCGTCTCCTATAAGACCATGTCCAAAGGCAGGAAATTGGAGCTGCACGAATTGCCGATGCAGCGTGCCGCAAAAGGCGAAGTCGTAATTTCCCAGGAGGTGGACCTGGTCTTCGCCGACGGTGAAATCCGCACCATTCTCGGCAACGCAACCCCATTGCGTAATTTCACGGGGGCCGTGTCCGGCGCCGTAGGGACGTTTCTGGACATCACTGACCTGAAACGCGCTCAGAGCCAGGCCCGGCGCTGGCAGCACGTCTTCGAAAACGCCGAATTCGGGATAGCCATCTCCAAAGTAGATGACAACTCGCTTGTGACCGTGAATCCGTCCTTCGCCCGCCAACGCGGTTTTCTGCCCGAGGAGCTGGTCGCTCTGCCCGTGTTCGATCTATTCTCGCCCGAAGCCCGCGCTCTTCTGCCGGAACAGATCCGGACCGTCGAGACAGACGGCCACGGCGTGTTCGAGTCCGAACACCTGAGAAAGGACGGCAGCACCTTCCCGGTCCTGCTGGATTTGACCGTCCTCAGGGACGAATCCGGCCGCCCCGTGTCCCGCGTGGCCTATGCCCTGGACATCAGCGAGTCCAAACGGATGGAGCGGCAACTGCGGGAAAGCGAGATCATGCTTCGCACCGTGGCCGACTACACCTTCGACTGGGAATACTGGCGCTCCGCTGACGAACGCTTGCTGTGGGTCTCCCCCGCCTGCCTGCGGATAACCGGTTACAACGCCGAAGAGTTTCTGGCGGATGCGGATCTGATCCTGAAAATCGTACACCCTGAAGACAGAGAGCTGTACCAGGCCCACTTGAAGAAAAAGAGGACTAAAAACAAGTCGTCCGAAAGTCTCGATTTCCGGATTGTCCACCGCGACGGCCGGGTGATCTGGATCAGTCACCACTGCGTGGACATTTTTGCGCCGGACGGCACCCCCCTAGGCCGGCGCATCAGCAACCGTGACATCACGGACCGCAAACTGGCGGAATTGGAAGCCCAGAGCTGGGCCAAATTCCCGGCCGAAAACCCCTCCCTGGTCATGCGCATCGATCCGGACCTGAGCATCACCCATGCCAACAGATCCAGCGAGGCCTTTCTGCGCCAGTTCGGACTTCAAACGGGTGATCGCGTCCCGGAATCATTGCGTGCACACATTGATATGCCCCTCCGGCGCGACGCACATACCCAGTTCGAAATCAATGTGGGTGAGCGGATCCTGTTCATGGACATCACGCCCATCAAAGGGAAAGACTATTTCAATATTTACGGAATGGACATCACGGACCGCAAAAAGGCTCAGATGCGCTTACAGCGCACGAATGCAATGCAGGAGGCCGTGAATCAGGTCTTCCGCATCGCTTTGACCAACACCAACGAGGAACACTTCGGCAAAGCCTGCCTGAAAATCATGGAGAAGCTCACGGACAGTTCCTTCGGCTTCTTGGGAGAGCTGGGCAGTTCCGGGATGCTGGAAATATTCGCCATGACCGATCCGGGCTGGGAACAATGCAGCATGTATCTGGCCGCGAAGTCCACGGGGAACTTGCCGCCCAAGAAATTCCCCGTTCGGGGAATCTACCGCGCGGTCATGACCAACGGAATCTCCGTTCTGACCAACGATCCTTCGAAACACCCGGATTGGCGCGGCATCCCGGGCGGGCACCCCCCGCTGACATCTTTTCTGGGCGTGCCGATCAAACACGGGAGCAAGGTCATCGGCATGGTCGGTTTGGGCAACAAACCCGGAGGCTACGACCCTCTTGACCAGGAGGTCGCCGAATCCCTGGCGGTAGCCGTTTCGGAAGCGCTGCAGAAAATCCGGATGCGCAGGGTATTGTCCGAACGGGAGGAACAACTGCGCTTGTTCGTGGAGTACGCACCCGCATCCATCGCAATGTTCGATACCCGGATGCGCTACATCGCCGTCAGTCGTCGCTGGGCAGAGGACTACAATCTCGGCGACCGGAACCTTATCGGCATAAGCCATTACGAAATATTTCCGGACATTCCCGAACACTGGAAGGAAATCCATCGTCGTTGCCTGGCCGGCGCGGTAGAGTCCGCAGCCGAGGACCTCTTTGAACACGCCGACGGCTCCACACAGTGGATCTGCTGGGAGATCAGGCCATGGCGCAGGGATTCCGGCGAGGTTGGCGGCATCGTCTGCTTCAGCGAGGACATCACAGTCCGCAAACACGCCGAACTCACGACACTGGCCGCCAAGGAGGCTGCCGAATCCGCCAACCGATCCAAATCTGAATTCCTGGCCAACATGAGCCATGAAATCCGCACGCCGCTCAACGGAGTGCTGGGCATGCTCCAGCTCCTGCGCCTTGGGGGCGGTCCCGAGGAACAGGACAAATACATCCAGATGGCCTTCGACTCCAGCCGCAGGCTCCTTTCCCTTCTGAACGACATCCTGGACTTCTCGCGCATGGAAGCGGGCTGGATCACGCTGGCCAGTGAACCCTTCGAGCTCAAAGGTCTCCTCGATTCCGTGTCCCATATCTTCAGCATGGCCTGTGCGGATAAGAGGGTCGACCTCATCACCTCGGTCGAAACCGGTTCATTCGAACGACTGGTCGGGGATGAAGCACGCATCCGGCAGATCCTGTTCAACCTTGTCGGCAACGCCGTCAAATTCACCGCCGAAGGCTCGGTCCGTGTGGAGGCATGGACCCGGTCGTTCCGCGATGACCCGGACAAGGCCCATTTGTACATCAGCGTCAGCGATACCGGCATCGGCATCCCCGACGAGAAGATCGATTTGGTCTTCGAGCGCTTCACTCAAAACGAAACTTCCTACACTCGCCAGTTCCAGGGTGCCGGACTCGGACTGGCCATCGTCAAGCGGCTCATGCACGTCATGGGCGGCGA